The following are from one region of the Nymphaea colorata isolate Beijing-Zhang1983 chromosome 7, ASM883128v2, whole genome shotgun sequence genome:
- the LOC116257587 gene encoding leucine--tRNA ligase, chloroplastic/mitochondrial, with protein MQCLFSQILPHCVSVHRDPPRALANCRYPARFARLRRSRRNRLGVFLPVGNLRLSVACCKQEFSTDGEGAGKMAVRQRAYPFHDIEPRWQTFWEENKTFRTPDEVDMSKPKYYVLDMFPYPSGAGLHVGHPLGYTATDILSRYKRMQGFNVLHPMGWDAFGLPAEQYAIETGTHPKVTTSRNIRRFRSQLKSLGFSYDWDREISTTDPEYYKWTQWIFLQLLKRGLAYQAEVPVNWCPALGTVLANEEVVNGVSERGGHSVIRKPMRQWMLKITAYADRLLEDLDSLDWPESIKEMQRNWIGRSEGAEMDFYVLNSDGKKSDQKLTVYTTRPDTIFGATYLVVAPEHPLLSSIVSDTEIKKVEEYKNLACSKSDLERTELQKDKTGVFSGSYARNPATHEAIPIWVADYVLGSYGTGAIMAVPAHDSRDHAFAVKYEIPIHWVISSDKISSPGEPYSGDGTVVNSSSARSGLDINGLASEEAAEKVISWAESTGNGKRKVNYKLRDWLFARQRYWGEPFPVMFLDDSDEIVPVPESELPVTLPELDDFNPTGTGEPPLAKAISWVQTVDPVTGNPATRETSTMPQWAGSCWYYLRFMDPKNANELVDKSKERYWSPVDVYVGGAEHSVLHLLYARFWHKVLYDIGVVSTKEPFQCLINQGLILGEVEYTALRDLEGKLVSADSVEDASQYKQERVPIEKVTKSGDFYVLKGDPDIRLTAKAHKMSKSRGNVINPDDVIDEYGADSLRLYEMFLGPLRDSKTWSTTGIEGVHRFLARTWRLIVGPPSPGGSYNSGTTVTEDEPTQDQLRALHKCIDKVTEEIQETRFNTAISALMEFVNAAYKWDKHPRSVMEAFVLLLSPFAPHMGEELWNRLGNCNTLAYESWPKAMSEYLVNEKIVLPVQINGKTRGTLQVEPEITEDEAFMLAAQDGKLSRYLNGGVLIKKKVYVPGRILNIIVQQPK; from the exons ATGCAGTGTTTGTTTTCGCAAATTCTCCCCCATTGCGTCTCGGTCCACCGCGACCCCCCGCGAGCCCTCGCGAATTGTCGGTACCCTGCAAGATTCGCCCGCCTTCGCCGGAGCCGACGGAATCGGCTAGGCGTCTTTCTTCCGGTTGGCAATCTTCGCCTTTCGGTTGCTTGTTGCAAGCAGGAATTTTCGACGGATGGGGAAGGGGCCGGGAAGATGGCGGTGAGGCAGCGGGCTTATCCCTTCCACGATATCGAACCCCGGTGGCAGACGTTCTGGGAGGAGAATAAGACGTTTCGCACACCAGATGAAGTCGACATGTCGAAACCGAAGTATTATGTGCTCGATATGTTCCCTTATCCGAG TGGAGCTGGATTGCATGTTGGACACCCCCTTGGATATACCGCCACTGACATACTTTCCCGATACAAGCGTATGCAAGGCTTCAATGTCCTCCATCCGATGGGATGGGATGCATTTGGGTTACCTGCAGAACAATATGCAATTGAG ACAGGTACTCATCCGAAAGTGACGACCTCCAGAAATATTAGACGATTTCGTTCTCAG CTGAAGTCTTTAGGTTTCTCTTATGATTGGGACCGTGAGATATCCACGACAGACCCAGAGTACTATAAATGGACACAGTGGATTTTTCTTCAACTGTTGAAAAGGGGACTTGCATATCAG GCAGAAGTGCCGGTAAATTGGTGCCCCGCACTTGGCACAGTGTTGGCAAATGAGGAGGTGGTGAATGGGGTGAGTGAGCGTGGAGGTCATTCTGTGATCAGGAAG CCAATGAGACAATGGATGCTGAAGATAACTGCATATGCTGATCGCCTTCTTGAGGACCTGGATAGTCTGGATTGGCCTGAAAGCATTAAAGAAATGCAACGGAATTGGATTGGTCGATCAGAGGGAGCTGAAATGGACTTCTATGTGCTTAACTCTGATGGAAAGAAAAGTGATCAAAAGTTAACTGTCTATACAACCCGGCCGGACACTATCTTTGGGGCAAC GTACCTGGTTGTAGCTCCTGAGCACCCTTTGTTGTCATCAATTGTTTCTGatactgaaataaaaaaa GTAGAGGAGTACAAAAATCTAGCCTGTAGTAAAAGTGACCTTGAGAGGACAGAGCTTCAGAAGGATAAAACTGGTGTTTTTAGTGGTTCTTATGCAAGAAACCCAGCTACACATGAAGCAATTCCTATATGGGTTGCAGACTATGTCCTGGGGAG TTATGGTACTGGAGCAATAATGGCTGTACCTGCACATGATTCTCGAGATCATGCCTTTGCTGTCAAGTATGAAATTCCAATACATTGGGTTATATCATCAGACAAAATTAGTAGTCCTGGAGAACCTTATTCTGGTGATGGAACTGTAGTGAACTCATCAAGTGCAAGATCTGGACTTGACATCAATGGTCTGGCCAGTGAAGAAGCTGCTGAAAAAGTCATCAGCTGGGCAGAGAGTACTGGGAATGGCAAAAGAAAG GTAAACTACAAATTACGCGATTGGTTATTTGCACGGCAGCGCTACTGGGGCGAACCCTTCCCTGTCATGTTTTTGGATGATTCTGATGAAATAGTTCCAGTTCCAGAAAGTGAGCTGCCAGTTACATTGCCTGAATTGGATGATTTCAACCCGACGGGAACAGGAGAACCACCACTAGCAAAGGCAATTTCTTGG GTCCAAACTGTTGACCCTGTGACTGGAAATCCTGCAACACGAGAAACAAGCACAATGCCCCAGTGGGCTGGTTCTTGCTG GTACTATCTGAGATTTATGGATccaaaaaatgcaaatgaaTTGGTTGATAAGTCAAAAGAGAG GTACTGGAGCCCAGTTGATGTTTATGTTGGCGGTGCCGAACATTCTGTTCTTCATTTACTTTATGCTAGGTTTTGGCATAAG GTCCTCTATGACATTGGTGTTGTTTCCACAAAGGAGCCTTTCCAGTGCCTTATAAACCAGGGTTTGATACTTGGAGAA GTAGAATACACCGCCCTGAGAGACCTGGAAGGAAAGCTTGTATCTGCTGACAGTGTTGAGGATGCTTCTCAATATAAACAAGAAAGGGTTCCAATTGAAAAG GTTACAAAATCTGGTGATTTTTATGTACTGAAAGGTGATCCAGACATACGATTGACAGCAAAGGCTCACAAAATGAGTAAAAGTAGGGGCAATGTCATTAATCCTGATGATGTTATTGATGAATATGGAGCAGACTCTTTACGCCTGTATGAAATGTTCCTGGGTCCTTTAAG GGACTCCAAAACATGGAGTACTACTGGTATTGAAGGTGTCCATAGGTTCTTAGCAAGGACTTGGAGGTTGATTGTCGGACCTCCGTCACCTGGCGGTTCTTATAATAGTGGAACCACCGTAACAGAGGATGAACCAACACAAGATCAGCTCCGCGCTCTTCATAAATGCATTGATAAG GTAACTGAGGAAATACAAGAAACACGCTTCAATACAGCAATTTCTGCACTGATGGAGTTCGTTAATGCAGCTTATAAG TGGGATAAACACCCAAGATCAGTTATGGAAGCAtttgttttgttgctttcacCTTTTGCACCTCATATGGGGGAGGAACTCTGGAATCGTCTGGGCAACTGCAATACACTGGCATATGAGTCTTGGCCTAAG GCAATGTCCGAGTACTTGGTCAATGAAAAGATTGTTCTTCCAGTTCAAATCAATGGGAAAACAAGGGGTACACTGCAAGTTGAACCAGAAATTACCGAGGATGAAGCTTTTATGCTCGCTGCCCAAGATGGTAAACTTTCTAGATATTTAAATGGTGGCGTtctgataaaaaagaaagtgtACGTTCCTGGCAGAATTTTAAATATCATTGTTCAGCAACCTAAGTAG
- the LOC116257588 gene encoding protein CHLORORESPIRATORY REDUCTION 6, chloroplastic — protein MAANAATLAQQGFPSLRHLSPPKLGLFTAASSSLSFSSAHSSSPTSLSGGLRQGVATSVSFNPTGNFEFSIDDDQDTSKAPPPLPPTESRFEIVIDNDIIKRLDISPVNELMGVEDATENSSIGTEPKDLLERTVGFTINYEREDPLDPRELSEFGDIRLWFVRLDSAYPWLPVALDWRAGELARYAAMLVPHQMSMRLGIVFNPEALELFVMKKVFTVYNWLKHNNVPKPRLKTSDMARMLGFGIGDELFDLIDSK, from the exons ATGGCAGCCAATGCTGCGACACTTGCTCAACAAGGATTTCCTTCTCTCCGTCACCTCTCACCACCAAAGCTTGGCCTCTTCActgctgcttcttcttccttgagCTTCTCCTCTGCTCACTCATCATCGCCCACTTCACTAAGTGGAGGTTTAAGGCAGGGCGTGGCCACCAGCGTCTCTTTCAATCCCACCGGAAACTTCGAGTTCTCAATTGATGATGACCAAG ACACCAGTAAGGCTCCACCACCATTACCACCAACAGAGAGCAGGTTTGAAATAGTAATTGACAATGACATTATCAAGCGGCTTGATATCTCACCAGTCAATGAATTGATGGGAGTCGAAGATGCAACAG AGAACAGCAGCATAGGAACTGAACCTAAAGACCTTTTAGAAAGAACAGTGGGATTCACCATAAACTATGAGAGAGAGGATCCACTGGATCCTCGTGAACTTTCGGAATTCGGTGATATTCGATTATGGTTTGTTCGACTTGATTCGGCATATCCATGGTTGCCTGTTGCATTGGACTGGAGAGCAGGGGAACTTGCTCGTTATGCAGCTATGCTTGTTCCTCATCAG ATGAGTATGAGATTGGGTATTGTGTTCAATCCAGAGGCCTTGGAGTTGTTTGTGATGAAGAAAGTCTTCACAGTCTACAACTGGTTGAAGCACAACAATGTGCCCAAGCCCAGATTGAAGACCAGCGACATGGCAAGGATGCTTGGTTTTGGAATAGGAGATGAACTCTTTGACTTGATTGATAGCAAATAG